TCATACCAAACATAAGATGTTGCTATAGTAATAATATCATTTAATGCAACAGCACCGGATAACTCTTGAGCCATAAGACAAATAAAATTTGAGCATTGATCAAGAAATGTTTTTAATCTTTTAGCCGGTCTTGATTTCGGAGTTACATTTGAAGTGGAAGAAATTCCATAAATTGAAATATCCTTTGCAGAATAACCAAGACAATAAGGACTGAGTAAAGCTAACTGATGTTGATACCACCAACCTTCTTTATGCATTCTTGCTTCTTCTTCTGTTAAAATCTCTTCAAGCATATAACTTTTAAAAGCTTCTCCAGCAAGTATATTAGCCAGAGCTGGTAATGAGTAAATGAAATTTGCATTATGAAGAGCAATCTCAGAAAGCTTAAGATATTCTTTGATTATTTCTTTCTCATTCATTATTTAAGCCTTTTTGTTTGATATGATGATTTAAATATAAGTCACTTAAAGATTATTTCAATTTTCCTTAAAATCAACAATCAGTAAATTCTAATCTATAAAATAGAATCTGAAAACATTCTTAAATAAAAATAAGCTACTTAAAACTAAATAGCCTATGATTAAAACAGAAAGATTTTTAAAATTAAGAAGTTCCAAGATAAATGATGAAATTAACAGAATGATAAAGATTTTTAGATATAAAAGAGCATAATTTTCATCTATCATTTTAGAAATCTGCGGAACTTCTTTCCCCTGTCTTGCTTTTTCTATATATTTTAAATTCCAAATAATTCTCGGCAGTAAATGAAGAATGCCACCAAGAATAGTTAAATATGCAAAACCATAAATCATTATATTAATATGATAAAAAATTAAACTAAAATCAGCAAAACTTGCCAAATATACACCAATTCCACCACCAATAACGAAAATCAGCCATGCAGTTAAAAAATATTTTATAACAACAGGAATGCTTAATATTTTTCCACCTTTAAAAACAGAAATATAAATGGTATATAAAAAGCCAAATACTCCTATTAAAATCAAAAAGCCAGAAAGTGCTATTAAATTATAATCTCCATAGAAAAAAGCTATAATAGTCATCAATACAGAAAACTGATATAAATAAAAAACTTTTTCAGCTAATTTTAAATTTAAAACTTTCATGGTCAACATCGGTATCCAAGCAAATTGAACACCAATAACAAGGTTTAATAAAACTCCTAAGGTAAATGTATGGATTGAAAGCTTGAGAGTCAAAATGTTGCTATATAAATAAAGATTAAGAAATAAAATTGACAAAAATAAATTTAAAATTCCAGTAAATATAAATCTTATAGTAAGCGGTTTAATAGTTTTCAAAGTTGTAAAAATTTGAAATAAAAAAATCAAAATTCCAAATAAAATTAGAAATCCGGCTATTTTAATCTGATTTAATACAAAACTGACGGTTGAAAAAATTAAAAGCGATAAAACAATATAAGAAAGTTTTTCATATTTAAGCTTAACATTTTGAGAGTTTGGAAATATTTGATATAGTCCGCCTAATATAATTGAAAGAATAAAACCAAATACAGAAATAATGGCAGTGTTTAAAAGATTCTCTTGATATTTGTAATACAAAGATAAAAATAAATTTAAAAATCCTAAGATAAAGAAGTAAGTTGATATCTTTGATACGTAAAACATTACAAGCTAATCTTTTTAGTTGGAATAGGTGTAATTATAGCTTGTACAACTAAATTTTCTAATGCTTCAAATCCATGAGGTTCATTAGGCTCGTAAATTATGGTTTCTCCTGTACTTAAATCTCTGTATTCTTCTTTACTTCCAATAAAAAACCTTCCATTACCTTCTAAAACAGTTAAAATAACATCAGATGGTGATTGATGTAAATTTACAATCTGACCTTTCTTTAAAAAGAATAGTAAAATTCTTGCATTTTGAGTATCTGCTACTTTTTCTATGACAACCTTTTCATCAGAAAATTTGGTATTAAAATTATGTTTGTAGATTATCAAACTCATGTTATCTCCTTTACAGCCATTCTTTTTCTTCTTTTAAATCTATTTCTTCCATGATATATTTTCCATCTTTTTCTTTGATTCTTTTTATATCTGGAAAAAAGAAATTTTCTTCCTCAAGAAAATGGTCGTAAATCATTTTTATCAACTTTTTGGCATATGTCTTTAAGATATCTTCCTTAGATTTTCCAAGGTTAACATCTTTAATAGCTTGTTTTAGATAATCTGCTTCTTCTCTAATAGTTGAATGTGCAAAAGAAAATGATTCTGCATCATAATTTGGATAAATTTTTAAGACTTTCGGCAAGAATATTTCATCTTCTTTATTCGCATGATTTTCAACTTCTGTTAATACAAAATTGAGTAAATTTTCTGCATCTAAAACTGTAAAATTATCTAACTTCTTTTCAAATTCTCTTAAAACTTTATTAATTGCCTTATGTTCATCAATCAACTCTTCTATTTCTTTTTCAAACATTATCAAGCCTCTGATATTAATTTAAGATAAATATATCTTAAATTCTGAAATTAACTCTATGATTAATATCATTAATTGATATTCATCCGGTGAGAATTTCTAAAAATACGTCGGGTGAGAAATTGGGTAAAGGTAGGAGATTCTTCGCCGGCTGCAAAATGATAAATAAGCAACCTTAACGTACGATGTGTAAGGGCAATTCATGAATTGCCTCTACTTTCACTTTCTTTGTCATCCTGAGGACGTAAGTTCGAAGGATCTCCTTTTTTAAATTCTATAAAAATCACTTATTTCTCACCCAAGGTATTTTTTTAAATCAATATACTCATAAACAATTGACCGAATTTTTCTCTGTTAAATCTTCAGCCAAGTTTTTGTAGTTTTTCTTTACCTTCTTTTGTAATTAGAGAAGTAGACCAAGACGTTGTAAAATCAAGAGTGATGTTAATGTTTTCAATGTTTAAATCATTTTTAAGTTTATTAATTACTTGAGAGACTATTACGTTTTGAAGAGGACAGGTTGGAGATGTAAGCATTAAGACAATATTTATACAATTATCTTTTATATCTATTGCCTTTACTAAACCTAAATTTACAATGTCTAATGGAATTTCTGGGTCATAAACTTCTTTTAATGAATCATAAATTTTGTTTATCATAGTTAATCTCTGTAAACGATTTTTCCCTTAAAGAATGTATATTTAACTTTGCCGGTTAATTTTCTGCCAAGCAATGGTGTGTTTTTACTTTTTGATAATATTGTTTCTTTATTAACTTCCCAAGTTTCAAATGGGTCAAAGATAGTTAACTCGGCAATCTCGCCTTCTTTGATTTGTGGTGGTTTTAATCCAATTTTTTTAGCTGGCTGTATTGACATTACTTCAACCATTCTGTTTAAATCAAAGTAGTCTTTCTTAACAAGTTCTAAAACTATAGGGAGTGCAAATTGTAGTCCAAGCATTCCCGGTGGACAAGCCTGTAATTCTTGCATCTTTTCATAATGTGCATGTGGTGCGTGGTCGGTTGCTACAAAATCAATAATACCGCTTGCAAGAGCCCATCTGGTTGCTTCTATGTCTTCATGGGTTCTTAGTGGTGGTGAAACTTTTGCTATGCAAGAAAAATCTAAAAATTCTTCATCAGTCAGGTATAAGTGATGTGGGGTTACTTCAGCGGTTACTTTTGCTCCCATTGCTTTAGCCCAAGCCACAATCTCAACAGATAGCTTTGTGGATATATGGCATATATGAACTGGCATTCCTGTTTGTATGGATAATATGCAATCTCTTGCTACCATTGTATCTTCTGCTTCTGGTGGAAGTGGTGGAAGTCCAAGTGCAGCTGCTATTTCTCCTTCGTGGGCAACGCCGTTTTGTGAAAGGTTTAAGTCTTCACAGTGGTCAGCAACAAAGGTTCCAAGAGAGCCGGCATACTCCATCGCTTTTCTCATTATGAAAGAATCCATGACAGGAGCACCATCATCTGTAAAGTAGACAGCTCCTGCATCCTTAAGCAGTGCCATTTCTGTAAGCTCTTTTCCTTTTCTTCCTTTTGTTATTGCAGCAGATGGAAGAACTCTACATAATCCTATTTCTTCACCTTTTTCTATAATGTATCTTACGATTGGTACGTCATCAATAGCAGGTATAGTATTTGGCATACATACAACGGTTGTGTATCCACCAGCAACAGCTGCTTTGCTGCCAGATTCTATATCTTCTTTGTAAGTTTGACCAGGGTCTCTAAAATGAACGTGTATATCTGTAAAAGATGGAGTTATAATCTTTCCTTCTGCATCAATAACCTCACAACCTGCAAAAGGTTGAATATTTTTTTCTATTTTTTTAATTTCTCCTTTTTCAATTAATATATCAAATTTATCATTCAGATTGTTTTGTGGGTCTACAATATGTCCGTTCTTTATCAAAATCATTCTTAGACTCCTTACAAAAGATGAATTTAAAATAAATTTAACTCAGAAAAAGAAAACTTCATTAAAAAACTTTAACAAAAATAATATTCTATCACAACCAAAGTTTTGGTGGTTAGATGGTGAGACGTGAAGAATAAGAAGCAAATTTTAGCTAAGTCTGAAAATTAATTACCTTTTGATCGTCATTCTAAAGTCGTGGGAAGAATCTCCATTCTTTTACCTCTCTCTTATTCAATGTATGGGCAATTCATGAATTGCCTCTGCTCACTTACTCACCTTCTTTAAAAGAGGTGATCCTTCGGACTAAAGTCCTCACAATGAAGTTATAAAGATAAACTTACAAAAATTTTTAAAGCAGCCCCAGATGTGAAAGGTAAGAGGTAAACATTTCACTTACTCACCTACTCATTTTCTCACTTCCTCATGATATTATGGTAAAATTTGATTAAAAACTAATTTGGGAGTATCTATTGACAACCTTAGAAGCTGTTATTTTAGGAATAGTGGAAGGTCTTACAGAGTTTTTACCTATCTCATCAACAGGCCATTTAATATTAGTTTCAAATCTGCTTGGAATACAGCAGACAGAACAACATAAAGCCTTTGAAGTATCAATTCAGCTTGGTTCAATATTGGCAGTTGTATTTTTATACTTTAAGAAGTTTTTAGATACAAATTTAATGAAAAGAATACTGATAGCATTTATTCCAACGGGTATTTTAGGATTTGTTTTATACAAAATCATCAAAAGTTTGTTTAATCCTTATATAGTTGTTTTCATGCTTGTTTTTGGAGGACTGCTTTTAATATTGATAGAACTTTATCATAAAAATAAAAGTTATGATATTAACTCAATATATGAAGTGCCATATCAAAAAGCGTTTTTGATAGGAGTTTTTCAATCTTTGGCTATGGTTCCTGGTACTTCAAGGTCTGGTGCTACTATTGTAGGTGGATTACTTCTTGGATTAGACAGAAAAACAGCGGCGGAATTTTCTTTTATGCTTGCAGTTCCAACGATGTTTATGGCAACTTTTTATGATGTTTACAAAAATCGTTCAAATTTTAATCTTTCAGATTGGGAAAATCTAATAGTAGGCTTTGTAGTTGCTTTTATATCTGCTTTATTTGCGATAAAATGGCTTTTAAAATTTATTTCAAATCATTCATTTATTCCCTTTGGTATTTATAGAATTATTTTAGGAATTTTATACTACTTATGGTATTGAGGTAGGAAATGAATATATTAGACAAGATTATTCAGACAAAAAGAGAAGAGCTTGAAAATTACACTTCTCAGTATTTAAAACATTTAGAAAAACTGGCAATAGAAAGAAATAAAAAAGTCTTAAACTTTAAAAAAGCCATTTCCGGAAAGAGTATCAATATTATTGCAGAAGTTAAAAAAGCTTCTCCGTCTAAAGGAATAATCAGACATTATTTTGACCCTGTTGATATAGCAAAATCTTATGAAAAAAATGGAGCAAAAGCAATTTCTGTACTAACAGATAAACAGTATTTTCAAGGAGATATTGCGTATCTTTATCAAATTTCAACAGAAGTAAATATTCCATTGCTTAGAAAAGACTTTATCATAGATGAAAGGCAGATTTTGGAAGCTTATGCATATGGTGCTGATAGTTATCTATTAATAGCAAAAGTCTTGGATAAAGAAAGTTTAAAGAGACTTATAGATTTTGGAAGAGAGCTTGACATGGAGCCATTGGTAGAAGTTCACAGTAGAGAAGAAGGTGAAAAATCTGTAGAAGCAGGAGCAAGAATTATTGGAATAAATAATAGAAATTTGGAAGATTTTACAGTTGATATAAATCTATCAAAAGAGCTTGCACCGTATCTAAAAGAGATCGGATCTGAAGTTGTAGTTGCAGAAAGCGGATTAGAGAGCAGACAACAGCTGCTTGAGTTGAAAAATTATCAAGTTGACGCATTTTTAATAGGAGAATCTTTAATGAAAGAAGCAGATGTAGGAAAGAAGTTAAGAGAGTTTATAGAAGGGTAAAAAAGATGTATCAAAACATCAACAAAGAATTAGCAAAAATCTTTAAAAATATGTCTCACATTTACGAATTTTTAGACGACAAGTTCAGAGCATTGGCTTATGTTAAAGCAGCACAGATATTAGAAGATTTGCCTGATGATATTAGAAATTATATTGCTACCGGTAAAATAAACGATATAAGAGGAATTGGTTCTCATACTTTCGATAAAATCTTAGAGTATATCAAAACAGGAAAAATACAAAAATATGAAGAGCTTAAAAAATTAATACCTGAAGATTTTTTAGAGCTTATGGAAGTACCTGGCTTTGGACCAAAAACTTTAAAAAGAATTTATGAGGAGCTCGGTATTAACAATAAAAAAGATTTAATAGAAGCATTAAAAGATGGAAGAGTTGCAAAGCTAAAGGGTTTTGGAGAAAAGAAAGTTCAAAATATGCTAAAAGGTCTTGAGCTTTACGAAGCTTCTAAGAATAGACTTTTACTGTGGGAAGCTTTACAAATAGGAGAAACATTATTAGCTAAATTAAAACAGCTTAAAGAGATTAAAAATATTGAGCTTGCAGGAAGTTTAAGAAGAAGGAAAGAAACTATTGGAGACATTGATATTCTTATATCCTGTGATGATAAAGACAGAGATAAGATTATAAATTATTTTGTTAATTTAGAAGATGTTAAAGAAGTTCTTGCTAAAGGTGATACAAAAGCAAGTGTTATTATAAAAGAAAAAGATAGACAGGTAGATTTAAGAGTACTAAAACCAGAAGAATGGGGTAGTGGTCTTCAATACTTTACAGGTTCAAAAGAGCATAACGTACATTTTAGAGAAATAGCTAAGCAAAAAGGATTAAAGGTCAGTGAATATGGTGTTTTTGATGCAAAGACAGAAAAAAGGCTTGCAGGAGCTACTGAGGAAGAAGTATATGAGATAGTAGGAATGCAGTGGATTCCCCCTGAAATGCGAGAAGACAGAGGAGAAATTGAGCTTGCTTTAAAAAAGAGCATTCCAAGATTGGTAGAGCTTGAAGATATTAAAGGAGACTTGCATTGTCATTCAACATGGACGGATGGATTTAACAAAATAGAAGAAATAGCAAAATTTTTACTTGAAAACTATAAATATGAATATTTCGCGATTACAGACCACTCAAAAGCCGTAAGAGTAGCCCATGGACTAACAGAAGAAGATGTTTTAAAACAGATTGAAGAGATAGATAAAATAAATAAAAAACTTGGATTTGACTTTATAAAAAAGGGAATAGAAGTAGATATTATGCTTGATGGCTCTCTTGATTTGCCGGATGAGATACTCGCAAAGCTTGATTGGGTAGTTGCATCTATTCATACACATTTTAACAGAGACAATACAGACAGAATTATAAAAGCAATGGAAAACCCTTATGTATGTGTAATAGGGCATCCAACAGGAAGGACCATCGGTGTTAGAGAAGGTTATCCTTTATCTGATGAGATATTTAAAGTTGCAAAAGAGACAAACACCGCACTTGAAATAAACGCACAGCCTTTAAGAATGGACTTACCGGATGTGATGATAAAAAAAGCAGTTGAGAATGGAGTTAAATTAGTAATTTCAACAGATAGCCACAATCTTGGAAACTTTGCTTATATGAAAATAGGGGTTGCAAATGCAAGAAGGGGCTGGGCAAAAAAAGAAGATATATTAAATACTTACAGCTGGAACGAGATTAAAAAATTTATTCAAGCTAAACGTAAAAAGTTTGGTGTTAAGGCATGAAAAATGCTTTTTTTGGAGAAAATCTTGACTATATTCCTTACCAAATCTTAAAACAAATTCTTGGTGAATCAATCTATGATGAATATAGAGACATAATAGAATTTATAACCATTGAAGGCGATATAGAAAAAGATATTCTTTATTTATACTTAAAACCGTTTAACTCTAACAAAATCTTGTATGCTACATATGATTTAAAAGATAAAAAGATTTTAAACAACTTAAGTAAATCTGAAATTTTAAAAATTTTTGATGATGAAAAAGATAAAATTCAAGAGCTACAAAAGAAAGAAATAGAAAGAAGTGCTAAAATAATATTGACTATCATAAGCCTTGTTCTTGGAATGGCAGCTGCTTATTTTGTATCAAAGTTTGTTTTTTGTTTTTGATGAAGAAACAGAAATATAGTATATTCTAAACCGACACAGTTTACGCAAGAAGATGGATAAAGATTGATTTTTGATGAATACGTTGGGTAAAAATAGAGACTTTTATAAAATTTAAAAATGAGATCCTTCGGCCTTGCGGCCTCAGGATGACAGAGAAAGGTTGAATGGTAAGCATCAGAGAAAGGATAACCTAATTTGTCATTCTGAAGGCGGCGAAGAATCTCCTACTTTTATTGAATATTGACTTTTATTGAATATTAAATTTCTTACTCAACATATCGACAGATAAAATATTTTTGCGAATTAATATAAATGGAGGAATGAATGAAGAGAGTTAGATTTGCACCAAGTCCAACAGGTTATTTACATCTTGGGAATGCAAGAACAGCACTTTTTAATTACCTATTTTCGAGACATGAAAACGCTACTTTTATACTCAGGATTGAAGATACGGATTTAGAAAGGTCTAAAAAAGAATACGAAGAAATGCTTATGGAAGATTTAAAATGGATGGGGATTGAGTGGGACGAAGGTCCGGATGCGGGAGGTCCTCACGGTCCATACAGACAATCAGAAAGATTAGAAATATACATGAAGTATGTTGATAAGCTTTTAAAGTCAGGTGATGCTTATTACTGCTACTGTACAGAAGAGGAGTTAGAGCAGGAAAGAGAAAAAGCTATTGCAGAAGGAAGACCTTACAGATATAGCGGAAAATGCAGAAATCTAACACCGGAAGAAAGAGCCTTTTATGAAGGTAAGAGTATAAAACCGGTTATAAGATTTAAAGTTCCGGATAAAACGGTGGTATTTGAAGATATCATTAGAGGCCATGTAGAGATAGATACAAAGGAATTTGGAGATTTTGTGATTGTAAGACAAGATGGCATGCCAGTTTATAACTTTGTAGTTGTTATAGATGATGCTTTAATGGGAATAACTCACGTAATTAGAGGAGAAGACCATTTATCAAACACTCCAAAACAGATAGTAATATATGAAGCTCTTGGTTTTGCGATTCCACAATTTGCACATCTGCCTATAATTCTTGGAGAAGATAGAACAAAGCTATCAAAAAGACATGGGGCTGTATCTGTTAGAGCATTAAAAGATGATGGATTTATTTCAGAGGCAGTATTTAACTATTTATCATTACTTGGATGGCATCCAAAAGAAGAAAAAGAGATTTTATCAAAAGAGGAGATAATCAAGCAGTTTAGAATTGAAGATGTGAATAAATCTCCGGCAATATTTGACAGAACAAAACTAAGATGGATGAACGGTGTATACATAAGAGAAATTCTTGATTTAGACGACTTAACAAAAAGAGCTATTCCCTTTTTTGAAGGCTTTGGATACAAAGCTGACTATGAATTTTACAAAAAAGTTATGTCTGCAATCAGAGATAGCATCGAAACATTGATGGAAATCAAAGAAAGGGCTAAAGTCTTCTTTGTTGATGAATTTCCATACACAGAAGAGATAGTTAATGAAGTAAAATCTGATGAGAATGTTTATAAAGTTGTAGAGATTTTTTATAACAAAATTAAAAACCTATCAGCTATTACAAAAGAAGATTTTAAAAACATCACAAAAGAGATTCAAAAAGAGTATGGCTACAAAGGAAAGGCTTTGTTCCATCCTATAAGAATCGCATTAACGGGAGAACCTTCCGGGGTTGGGCTTGATTTACTCGTTGAAGTTATAGGCATAGAAAGAGTCAAATTTAGATTAGAAAGATTTTTAGAATACTTTGGATGATGGATTTAAAACAGCTTAAAATTAGAATTTTAAAAGAAGACGATGATATGCTAACCATAAAAGAAATAGACAGATTGTTAAACAACTCTGTAGAGCCAAAAGAAAAATGGTTCTACAGGGGCTTAAAACATATGTATGAGAATCACTATACAGAAGCTATAAAATGGTTTCAGCTTGTAAACGATGACTTATCAAGATATCTAATCTACTTAATAGCATTTAAACTAAAAGATGAATTCATCATGCAAGAATATAAAACAGACATTGAAAATTTAGAATTGAAATTAAAGCCTGTATTTGTTTACAGGGATAGAATAATTTATCCAAAAGAGATTGTAAAGTAGATAGAGATTATTTCAAAAATCCACGTCGTCATTCTGCAGCCGGCGAAGAATCTCCGTCCTTTCTCACCTCTCACTTACTCACTTTCTCACCTTTTTTAAAAGAGGAGGCCCTTCGGACTAAAGTCCTAAGGATGTTCTATGTTAAATGTCAAGTACAAAAATTTTCATCAAATGGTCTTTTATTCTTTAATATACCGTATGCCTGCCTTAATAACTTATGTGCTACAGCTACTAATGCTAACTTTTTAGCCTTACCTTTACTTACTAATCTTTCGTATAATTCTCTGCAGTATTTGTTAAACCTTATTGCTGATAATGCTGCCATGTATAATATCTTTCTTGCATATGGATTTCCCATCTTCTTTATCCAGCCACTTTTCTTTACACATGCTGCGGTAAAAGAACTTTTCCCAAATGGTATAACAACCCAAGAAAAGATAGGTATAAGAAAGCTTTTAGAATCCGTTGTAGAGTTAGTTATGAACCAAGAAAGAAATTTCTTTCTTGAAAATGACGATGATAACAAAGCAAATGGGTATTATGAAAGAAGCCTAAATACTGGTTCTTTCAAGCTTAACATAAATGTCCCAAGAGATAGAAAGGGTAAATTTAGACCACAAATATTACCTGACCCTTACAAAAGAGTTGATGAAGATTATATAGACCTTCTTATGAGTTTGGTATCCAATGGATACTCAGAAAGCAAGATAGATTCTACATTAAAAAGCTTGGGCTTAAACTACTCAAAACAACATATGGATGCAATCAAAAAACAACTTATAGAAAGACTTGAGTGTCTTCAAAACAAGAGAGCTTTCATTAGATGTATTTGTACTGTATATAGACGCATACCACTGTGAAAACAAAGCAGACTGGATAAAAGTATTCAATGATTTAATAGATAGAGGACTAAAAAGGGTAATGCTTATAGTAAGTGATGATTTTCCTGGGATAACAAAAGCCATAGAAACACTGTTTCCTTTTACAGACCATCAGCTATGTTTAGTCCATTTACAAAGAAACGTTAGAAATCAGATGGATAAAGAAGATTCACAAGTATTTAACAAAGAATTAAAAAACATAAAAGAAAACA
This is a stretch of genomic DNA from Sulfurihydrogenibium sp. YO3AOP1. It encodes these proteins:
- a CDS encoding cupin domain-containing protein, whose amino-acid sequence is MSLIIYKHNFNTKFSDEKVVIEKVADTQNARILLFFLKKGQIVNLHQSPSDVILTVLEGNGRFFIGSKEEYRDLSTGETIIYEPNEPHGFEALENLVVQAIITPIPTKKISL
- a CDS encoding hemerythrin domain-containing protein, whose protein sequence is MFEKEIEELIDEHKAINKVLREFEKKLDNFTVLDAENLLNFVLTEVENHANKEDEIFLPKVLKIYPNYDAESFSFAHSTIREEADYLKQAIKDVNLGKSKEDILKTYAKKLIKMIYDHFLEEENFFFPDIKRIKEKDGKYIMEEIDLKEEKEWL
- a CDS encoding metal-sulfur cluster assembly factor, which translates into the protein MINKIYDSLKEVYDPEIPLDIVNLGLVKAIDIKDNCINIVLMLTSPTCPLQNVIVSQVINKLKNDLNIENINITLDFTTSWSTSLITKEGKEKLQKLG
- a CDS encoding dihydroorotase; translation: MILIKNGHIVDPQNNLNDKFDILIEKGEIKKIEKNIQPFAGCEVIDAEGKIITPSFTDIHVHFRDPGQTYKEDIESGSKAAVAGGYTTVVCMPNTIPAIDDVPIVRYIIEKGEEIGLCRVLPSAAITKGRKGKELTEMALLKDAGAVYFTDDGAPVMDSFIMRKAMEYAGSLGTFVADHCEDLNLSQNGVAHEGEIAAALGLPPLPPEAEDTMVARDCILSIQTGMPVHICHISTKLSVEIVAWAKAMGAKVTAEVTPHHLYLTDEEFLDFSCIAKVSPPLRTHEDIEATRWALASGIIDFVATDHAPHAHYEKMQELQACPPGMLGLQFALPIVLELVKKDYFDLNRMVEVMSIQPAKKIGLKPPQIKEGEIAELTIFDPFETWEVNKETILSKSKNTPLLGRKLTGKVKYTFFKGKIVYRD
- a CDS encoding undecaprenyl-diphosphate phosphatase; translation: MTTLEAVILGIVEGLTEFLPISSTGHLILVSNLLGIQQTEQHKAFEVSIQLGSILAVVFLYFKKFLDTNLMKRILIAFIPTGILGFVLYKIIKSLFNPYIVVFMLVFGGLLLILIELYHKNKSYDINSIYEVPYQKAFLIGVFQSLAMVPGTSRSGATIVGGLLLGLDRKTAAEFSFMLAVPTMFMATFYDVYKNRSNFNLSDWENLIVGFVVAFISALFAIKWLLKFISNHSFIPFGIYRIILGILYYLWY
- the trpC gene encoding indole-3-glycerol phosphate synthase TrpC, encoding MNILDKIIQTKREELENYTSQYLKHLEKLAIERNKKVLNFKKAISGKSINIIAEVKKASPSKGIIRHYFDPVDIAKSYEKNGAKAISVLTDKQYFQGDIAYLYQISTEVNIPLLRKDFIIDERQILEAYAYGADSYLLIAKVLDKESLKRLIDFGRELDMEPLVEVHSREEGEKSVEAGARIIGINNRNLEDFTVDINLSKELAPYLKEIGSEVVVAESGLESRQQLLELKNYQVDAFLIGESLMKEADVGKKLREFIEG
- the polX gene encoding DNA polymerase/3'-5' exonuclease PolX, with the protein product MYQNINKELAKIFKNMSHIYEFLDDKFRALAYVKAAQILEDLPDDIRNYIATGKINDIRGIGSHTFDKILEYIKTGKIQKYEELKKLIPEDFLELMEVPGFGPKTLKRIYEELGINNKKDLIEALKDGRVAKLKGFGEKKVQNMLKGLELYEASKNRLLLWEALQIGETLLAKLKQLKEIKNIELAGSLRRRKETIGDIDILISCDDKDRDKIINYFVNLEDVKEVLAKGDTKASVIIKEKDRQVDLRVLKPEEWGSGLQYFTGSKEHNVHFREIAKQKGLKVSEYGVFDAKTEKRLAGATEEEVYEIVGMQWIPPEMREDRGEIELALKKSIPRLVELEDIKGDLHCHSTWTDGFNKIEEIAKFLLENYKYEYFAITDHSKAVRVAHGLTEEDVLKQIEEIDKINKKLGFDFIKKGIEVDIMLDGSLDLPDEILAKLDWVVASIHTHFNRDNTDRIIKAMENPYVCVIGHPTGRTIGVREGYPLSDEIFKVAKETNTALEINAQPLRMDLPDVMIKKAVENGVKLVISTDSHNLGNFAYMKIGVANARRGWAKKEDILNTYSWNEIKKFIQAKRKKFGVKA
- the gltX gene encoding glutamate--tRNA ligase, which gives rise to MKRVRFAPSPTGYLHLGNARTALFNYLFSRHENATFILRIEDTDLERSKKEYEEMLMEDLKWMGIEWDEGPDAGGPHGPYRQSERLEIYMKYVDKLLKSGDAYYCYCTEEELEQEREKAIAEGRPYRYSGKCRNLTPEERAFYEGKSIKPVIRFKVPDKTVVFEDIIRGHVEIDTKEFGDFVIVRQDGMPVYNFVVVIDDALMGITHVIRGEDHLSNTPKQIVIYEALGFAIPQFAHLPIILGEDRTKLSKRHGAVSVRALKDDGFISEAVFNYLSLLGWHPKEEKEILSKEEIIKQFRIEDVNKSPAIFDRTKLRWMNGVYIREILDLDDLTKRAIPFFEGFGYKADYEFYKKVMSAIRDSIETLMEIKERAKVFFVDEFPYTEEIVNEVKSDENVYKVVEIFYNKIKNLSAITKEDFKNITKEIQKEYGYKGKALFHPIRIALTGEPSGVGLDLLVEVIGIERVKFRLERFLEYFG
- a CDS encoding transposase, which produces MNQERNFFLENDDDNKANGYYERSLNTGSFKLNINVPRDRKGKFRPQILPDPYKRVDEDYIDLLMSLVSNGYSESKIDSTLKSLGLNYSKQHMDAIKKQLIERLECLQNKRAFIRCICTVYRRIPL
- a CDS encoding transposase, which produces MSVFKTRELSLDVFVLYIDAYHCENKADWIKVFNDLIDRGLKRVMLIVSDDFPGITKAIETLFPFTDHQLCLVHLQRNVRNQMDKEDSQVFNKELKNIKENSLDYEDGLEKLDDLCSRFKSKYPSFIKHIQSNKERYLCFLKISRKSKKTHIHNKSS